Proteins from one Pontibacter korlensis genomic window:
- a CDS encoding alkene reductase, giving the protein MSQPLLKPIKLNNLELQNRIAMAPMTRTRANNPEKAPTDLIAEYYEQRAGAGLIISEGTPVSTQGVGYINIPGIYSEAQVEGWKKVTKAVHDKGGKIFAQLWHVGRVSHPDFHNGKAPVAPSAINPNDQVFTEEGFKPTVTPRALKIAEIKQIVQDFKNAAKNAVEAGFDGVEIHSSNGYLFHQFFVNCSNTRTDEYGGSRENRSRLLFEVLDAVKEVMPIERVGVRLNPSMHNLFGITVDEETIPTFDYIIDRLNDSALAYLHLSEPFTDVTNVPHAEPNIAKRYRPRYNGTLIINKGFNQETGNKVIADGDADMVAFGVPFIANPDLPKRFEQNVPLSEADRETFYATGAEGYTDYPVLEEIEA; this is encoded by the coding sequence ATGTCACAACCGCTTTTAAAACCAATAAAGCTTAATAACCTGGAGCTACAGAACCGAATTGCAATGGCTCCTATGACGCGTACACGCGCCAACAACCCAGAAAAAGCACCTACCGACCTGATTGCTGAATACTATGAGCAACGAGCCGGAGCTGGTCTTATCATCTCAGAGGGCACGCCTGTTTCTACTCAAGGGGTAGGCTACATTAATATACCTGGCATTTATTCAGAGGCACAGGTAGAGGGCTGGAAGAAAGTTACAAAAGCTGTCCACGACAAAGGAGGTAAAATATTTGCCCAGTTGTGGCACGTGGGCCGTGTTTCACACCCAGACTTCCATAACGGCAAGGCTCCTGTGGCTCCTTCTGCCATTAACCCTAACGACCAGGTTTTTACCGAAGAGGGATTTAAGCCTACTGTTACGCCTCGTGCACTGAAAATAGCCGAGATTAAGCAGATTGTGCAGGATTTTAAAAACGCTGCTAAAAATGCCGTAGAGGCTGGCTTCGATGGTGTAGAGATACACTCTTCGAATGGATACCTGTTCCACCAGTTCTTTGTGAACTGCTCTAATACCCGCACCGATGAGTATGGCGGCTCCAGAGAAAACCGTAGCCGATTGCTTTTTGAAGTACTGGATGCCGTGAAGGAAGTAATGCCGATTGAGCGTGTGGGTGTACGCCTGAACCCAAGTATGCATAACCTGTTTGGAATTACAGTTGACGAGGAAACAATCCCGACATTCGACTATATTATAGACAGGTTGAATGATTCTGCATTGGCTTACCTGCACCTGTCTGAGCCATTCACTGATGTAACTAATGTACCGCATGCTGAGCCAAATATTGCTAAGCGTTACCGCCCTCGTTACAACGGCACTTTGATCATCAACAAAGGTTTCAACCAGGAAACAGGCAATAAAGTAATTGCCGATGGCGATGCTGACATGGTAGCCTTTGGAGTACCTTTTATCGCTAACCCAGACCTTCCAAAACGCTTTGAGCAGAATGTCCCTTTATCTGAAGCAGATCGTGAAACGTTTTATGCAACAGGCGCAGAGGGATATACCGACTATCCTGTACTGGAAGAGATAGAAGCTTAA
- a CDS encoding endonuclease domain-containing protein, with the protein MKLHHRAYLKENRKILRNNSPPAEGELWKYLKSGQLQGQKFRRQHSIGNYILDFYCPSEEIAIELDGQVHIHSAAQQADQERDEELAGLGIKLLRFEHKDIFHHLEAVLQEIIKFPALDKEGLGVVGSGITQASPAYPKKE; encoded by the coding sequence ATGAAACTGCATCACAGAGCTTACTTAAAAGAAAATCGTAAGATACTAAGGAACAACTCACCCCCGGCTGAAGGAGAGTTGTGGAAGTATTTGAAAAGTGGGCAACTTCAAGGGCAAAAATTCAGACGGCAGCACAGTATCGGTAACTACATTTTAGACTTTTATTGTCCTTCTGAAGAAATTGCAATAGAATTAGATGGGCAAGTACACATACATTCCGCTGCTCAACAAGCAGATCAGGAAAGAGACGAAGAGTTAGCTGGCCTAGGTATAAAACTACTACGCTTCGAGCACAAAGATATTTTTCATCACTTAGAAGCTGTGCTACAAGAAATCATAAAGTTCCCCGCCTTAGACAAGGAGGGGCTAGGGGTGGTTGGATCCGGTATTACTCAGGCTTCTCCCGCTTATCCGAAAAAGGAGTAG
- the ispF gene encoding 2-C-methyl-D-erythritol 2,4-cyclodiphosphate synthase: protein MKLKIRTGFGYDVHQLQEGLDFWLGGIKIPHTHGALGHSDADVLIHVICDALLGAANMRDIGYHFSDKDPKYKGIDSKILLKEVVHLLAREGYEIGNIDSTICLQEPKVNPHIPAMKTCLAEVMGIPEEDISIKATTTEHLGFVGKKEGVAAFATVLIVKQ from the coding sequence ATGAAACTGAAAATAAGAACCGGCTTCGGCTACGATGTACACCAACTCCAGGAAGGGCTAGATTTCTGGCTTGGCGGCATTAAGATTCCGCACACACATGGTGCCCTTGGCCACTCTGATGCCGACGTACTGATACACGTCATCTGCGACGCCCTGCTGGGAGCAGCCAACATGCGCGATATCGGCTACCACTTCTCCGACAAAGACCCTAAGTACAAAGGCATTGATTCTAAGATTTTGCTTAAAGAGGTAGTGCACCTGCTGGCCCGCGAAGGTTACGAGATTGGCAATATCGACTCTACCATCTGTCTGCAGGAGCCAAAGGTAAATCCTCACATTCCTGCCATGAAAACCTGCCTGGCAGAGGTAATGGGTATACCGGAGGAGGACATCTCCATTAAAGCGACTACCACAGAACACCTGGGCTTTGTAGGCAAGAAAGAGGGCGTGGCTGCATTTGCAACCGTTTTGATTGTAAAGCAGTAA
- a CDS encoding NADH-quinone oxidoreductase subunit D: MESKSTIYKSYLLQSEPNKFSQDALKAGEMIVNMGPQHPSTHGVLRLEVVTDGEIIQEVVPHIGYLHRCFEKHAENMAYNQTIPYVDRMDYLAAMNSEHVWCMGVEKLLGITDQIPKRVEYIRVLVTELNRIASHFIAIGTYAIDIGAFTPFLWLVRDREHIQRLLEWVCGARMLYNYIWVGGLYYDLPIGFEERCREFIDYLQPKLDELDTILLSNKIFIDRTANVGILPLDVAINYGCSGPMLRGSGLKHDLRRVDGYSVYPELDFEVPIGQGLAGTIGDCWDRNYVRALECRESVKIIRQCLDQLTGDYKRTPDFDPQAACPKKMRMTGAQELYFRGETPRGELGYYFRTTDKSDMPFRCKGRSPCFSNLSVLHEISRGCMVADMIAIVGSVDIVLGELDR, from the coding sequence TTGGAAAGTAAATCAACCATATATAAAAGTTACCTGCTGCAGTCGGAGCCGAACAAGTTCAGCCAGGATGCGCTGAAGGCCGGTGAGATGATTGTGAACATGGGGCCGCAACACCCGAGTACGCACGGGGTACTGCGCCTGGAGGTGGTCACCGACGGCGAAATCATTCAGGAGGTGGTGCCGCATATTGGCTACCTGCACCGCTGTTTCGAGAAGCATGCCGAGAACATGGCTTATAACCAGACCATACCCTACGTGGATCGCATGGATTACTTGGCTGCCATGAATTCGGAGCATGTGTGGTGCATGGGCGTGGAGAAGCTACTAGGCATTACCGATCAGATTCCGAAGCGGGTGGAGTATATACGCGTGCTGGTAACGGAGCTGAACCGCATTGCCTCTCACTTTATAGCCATCGGTACCTACGCTATTGACATCGGAGCTTTTACACCGTTCCTGTGGCTGGTGCGCGACCGCGAGCATATTCAGCGCTTGCTAGAGTGGGTATGTGGGGCGCGTATGCTCTATAACTACATCTGGGTAGGCGGCTTATACTACGATTTGCCTATTGGGTTTGAGGAGCGTTGCCGCGAGTTTATAGACTACCTGCAGCCCAAGCTCGACGAGCTGGATACTATACTTCTCAGCAATAAAATCTTTATAGATCGTACGGCCAATGTAGGCATACTTCCGCTGGATGTGGCGATCAATTACGGCTGCTCCGGCCCAATGCTGCGTGGTTCCGGCTTGAAACACGACCTGCGTCGCGTGGATGGCTACAGCGTTTATCCGGAACTGGACTTTGAAGTGCCGATAGGGCAGGGGCTTGCTGGAACCATCGGTGATTGCTGGGACCGCAACTATGTGCGTGCGCTCGAATGCCGTGAGTCAGTTAAAATCATCCGCCAGTGCCTCGACCAGCTTACCGGTGACTATAAACGCACTCCTGATTTTGACCCACAGGCTGCCTGTCCGAAAAAGATGCGTATGACGGGCGCACAGGAGCTATACTTCCGTGGAGAAACACCACGTGGCGAGCTTGGCTACTACTTCCGCACCACCGATAAGAGCGATATGCCTTTCCGCTGTAAAGGACGCTCTCCTTGCTTTTCTAACCTGTCAGTGCTGCACGAAATAAGCCGTGGCTGTATGGTGGCTGATATGATTGCCATTGTAGGTTCGGTGGATATTGTGCTGGGAGAGTTGGACAGGTAA
- a CDS encoding SPFH domain-containing protein, whose translation MNNARQLFTWSLSFILILVFSITAMKSCTRIDAGHEGILVKLYGTDKGVQDVSLVTGRVWYNPFTEEVFQFPTFVQTVDYPAFTVNAKDGSVFTVDPTMSFRVSPGESPRIFSKYRKDVDQITKTTLFNYTRDAFRIQFNLYTTDSIISNRQSFEDKVQHALGELLRREGFALEQMTSGLQYPDEIVKAVNLKNRAVQQALQVENELKVAEAQARKKIVEAEAEARANELRQRTLTPLLIQQQFIEKWDGRTPLYGNSPTFFKNVQ comes from the coding sequence ATGAATAATGCCCGTCAGCTCTTTACCTGGAGCCTCAGTTTCATTCTTATACTCGTTTTCTCCATCACCGCCATGAAATCCTGCACCCGCATTGATGCAGGCCACGAGGGTATACTTGTAAAGCTCTACGGTACCGACAAGGGTGTGCAGGACGTAAGCCTGGTAACAGGCCGCGTGTGGTACAATCCTTTCACCGAAGAGGTGTTCCAGTTCCCGACCTTCGTACAGACCGTAGACTATCCTGCCTTTACCGTAAATGCTAAGGACGGATCAGTATTTACTGTAGACCCGACCATGTCGTTCAGGGTAAGCCCGGGCGAGAGCCCCAGAATCTTTTCGAAGTATAGAAAGGATGTTGACCAGATAACAAAAACAACGCTCTTCAACTATACCCGCGATGCCTTTCGCATCCAATTTAACTTATATACCACCGACAGTATTATTTCCAACCGTCAGTCTTTTGAGGACAAGGTGCAACATGCGCTGGGTGAGTTGCTGCGCAGGGAAGGCTTTGCATTAGAGCAAATGACCAGTGGTCTGCAATACCCTGACGAGATCGTGAAGGCCGTGAATCTGAAGAACCGTGCCGTGCAGCAAGCCTTGCAGGTAGAGAACGAATTGAAAGTTGCCGAGGCGCAGGCCCGCAAGAAAATAGTAGAAGCCGAGGCCGAAGCCCGCGCCAACGAACTACGTCAGCGCACCCTCACGCCACTGCTCATACAGCAGCAGTTCATCGAGAAATGGGATGGTCGTACCCCGCTCTACGGCAACTCCCCAACCTTCTTCAAAAATGTGCAGTAA
- a CDS encoding NADH-quinone oxidoreductase subunit C yields MQFEELQQFIVDKFGAEVILEAKTGALQPYLVLQTERLSEVCLELHDNEQTYFDFLSCITGIDNGPEAGTMEVAYNLYSIPYDHHLTLKVRVPRNNAPEEVLPQVPTITHIWRTADWHEREVFDMFGILFKDHPDMRRILCAADWEGHPLRKDYKLQEYYHGIKVPFDQHNELNGFRGEPQWLVGQPTPFSDKREKPE; encoded by the coding sequence GTGCAGTTCGAGGAGCTACAGCAGTTTATAGTTGATAAGTTTGGCGCAGAGGTTATACTTGAAGCAAAGACCGGTGCCCTGCAGCCATACCTGGTGCTACAGACGGAGCGCCTGTCAGAGGTATGCCTGGAGCTGCACGACAACGAGCAAACCTACTTCGATTTTCTTTCCTGCATTACGGGTATAGATAACGGTCCTGAGGCAGGTACTATGGAGGTAGCTTACAACCTTTATTCTATCCCTTACGACCACCACCTGACGCTGAAAGTACGGGTGCCGCGGAACAATGCGCCGGAAGAGGTGCTGCCGCAGGTGCCTACCATTACCCACATCTGGCGTACTGCTGACTGGCATGAGCGCGAGGTATTTGATATGTTCGGCATCCTTTTTAAAGATCATCCTGACATGCGTCGCATCCTCTGTGCCGCTGATTGGGAAGGTCACCCGCTCCGCAAAGACTATAAGTTGCAGGAGTACTACCACGGCATCAAAGTGCCTTTCGACCAGCATAATGAACTTAATGGCTTTAGAGGTGAGCCGCAATGGCTGGTGGGGCAGCCTACTCCTTTTTCGGATAAGCGGGAGAAGCCTGAGTAA
- a CDS encoding NADH-quinone oxidoreductase subunit A: MAENYISDFGTILLFLVGGAIFVVIGLLTSSLVRPKSPNPEKLTTYESGEEPIGNAWVQFNPRFYVVALIFIIFDVELAFLFPWATVFGRKELIEATDGFWGWFSLIEMFIFIGVLVLGLAYAWAKGHLDWIKPQPVVPKSRSKIPMDVYQRVNERKYETRKPQQQEGE; encoded by the coding sequence ATGGCAGAAAATTATATCTCAGACTTCGGAACCATCCTGCTCTTTCTAGTAGGCGGGGCTATCTTTGTGGTGATCGGCCTGCTCACCAGCAGCCTTGTACGCCCTAAAAGCCCGAATCCGGAGAAGCTGACAACCTACGAATCAGGAGAGGAACCCATAGGAAATGCATGGGTACAATTTAACCCACGCTTTTACGTGGTGGCGCTCATCTTCATTATTTTTGATGTGGAGCTAGCCTTTCTGTTCCCATGGGCTACGGTGTTCGGGCGGAAGGAACTGATAGAAGCGACAGATGGTTTTTGGGGATGGTTTTCGCTCATTGAGATGTTCATTTTTATAGGAGTACTGGTGCTGGGGCTGGCTTATGCTTGGGCCAAGGGTCACCTTGACTGGATTAAACCACAGCCCGTGGTACCCAAAAGCCGTTCTAAGATACCGATGGATGTATACCAGCGCGTGAACGAGCGGAAGTATGAGACCAGAAAGCCACAGCAGCAAGAAGGAGAATAG
- a CDS encoding M28 family peptidase, whose amino-acid sequence MRRHNLYAGLLLAAIGYGCAQGPSASKPTTDSAKLSEAAPKYAETITAADLSKHLYIIASDEYEGRNTGEKGQKMAAEYIAREFREDGLAGPVKSNSANPYYQTFDLEQSSWGEGYISVGKEKYLMMQDFFPFGSSPFTTEQGVEAVYVADAGQIASKGVEGKLVVTLLTTPAELQNKMRGFSATAEEANAKGVAYVLDAEAYRAMAERFSHRLSQPTISQVGSGGNRPASIFTTPTVGAAILGTTPEKLQQASQNAATASFTPASDVRILMSRNTAPLSTENVLGYVEGTDKKDEVIVVTAHYDHVGVDESLEGDKIYNGANDDGSGTVAVIEMAEAFAQAKKDGYGPRRSVLFMTVTGEEKGLLGSEYYANNPIFPLENTVANVNIDMIGRMDYEHEKTNDSNYIYVIGADKLSSELHQINEEMNQKYVNLKLDYTFNDENDPNRFYYRSDHYNFAKNGIPIVFYFNGVHDDYHQPGDEADKIIYESAEKVARLAFHVAWELANRENRIVVDSNKK is encoded by the coding sequence ATGAGGAGACACAATCTCTACGCCGGCCTGCTGCTGGCGGCCATCGGATATGGCTGTGCTCAGGGCCCAAGCGCCAGCAAGCCGACAACTGACTCGGCTAAGCTAAGCGAGGCTGCGCCAAAGTATGCCGAAACCATTACTGCAGCAGACCTATCAAAGCACCTGTACATTATCGCTTCCGATGAGTACGAAGGCCGTAACACTGGCGAGAAAGGCCAGAAAATGGCAGCCGAGTACATCGCCCGCGAGTTTCGTGAGGACGGATTGGCTGGTCCTGTGAAGAGCAACAGCGCCAATCCTTATTATCAAACTTTTGACCTGGAGCAAAGCTCTTGGGGCGAAGGATATATCTCTGTAGGCAAGGAGAAATACCTGATGATGCAGGACTTCTTCCCGTTCGGCTCTTCGCCGTTTACCACAGAGCAGGGTGTTGAGGCTGTTTATGTAGCTGATGCCGGGCAAATTGCTTCAAAAGGTGTGGAAGGCAAACTGGTAGTAACGTTGCTTACTACTCCTGCTGAACTCCAGAATAAAATGCGCGGCTTCTCTGCCACCGCCGAAGAGGCTAATGCCAAAGGTGTTGCCTATGTGCTTGATGCCGAGGCTTACCGCGCTATGGCAGAACGCTTCTCACACCGCCTGTCGCAGCCGACCATATCACAAGTTGGAAGTGGTGGCAACCGCCCAGCCAGCATTTTCACTACGCCTACTGTAGGTGCAGCCATCTTGGGTACTACGCCTGAAAAACTGCAGCAAGCTAGCCAAAACGCCGCTACAGCTTCTTTCACGCCTGCCTCTGATGTAAGAATCTTGATGAGCAGAAACACCGCGCCACTATCTACCGAGAACGTGCTGGGTTACGTAGAGGGTACCGATAAGAAGGATGAGGTTATTGTGGTAACAGCTCACTATGACCACGTAGGTGTTGATGAGTCGCTGGAAGGCGATAAGATTTACAACGGTGCTAACGACGACGGCTCTGGTACAGTAGCGGTTATCGAAATGGCTGAGGCTTTTGCCCAGGCTAAGAAAGACGGTTACGGCCCACGCCGCAGCGTTCTGTTTATGACTGTTACTGGCGAAGAAAAAGGCCTATTGGGATCTGAGTACTATGCCAACAACCCTATCTTCCCGCTGGAGAATACGGTGGCAAACGTGAACATTGACATGATCGGCCGTATGGACTATGAGCATGAGAAGACTAACGACAGCAACTACATCTATGTGATCGGTGCTGATAAGTTATCTTCTGAGCTGCACCAGATCAATGAGGAGATGAACCAGAAGTACGTGAACCTGAAGCTCGACTATACTTTCAATGACGAGAACGACCCGAACCGCTTCTACTATCGCTCCGACCATTATAACTTCGCCAAAAATGGAATTCCGATTGTGTTCTATTTTAACGGTGTGCACGACGACTATCACCAGCCTGGCGACGAGGCGGACAAAATCATTTACGAGAGTGCCGAGAAGGTAGCGCGCCTGGCGTTCCACGTGGCATGGGAACTTGCCAACCGCGAGAACCGCATTGTAGTAGATAGCAACAAGAAATAA
- the nuoB gene encoding NADH-quinone oxidoreductase subunit NuoB: MNLPQDKTGEGGVVITKLDDLLNWARLTSLFPMGFGLACCAIEMMGAYASGYDLDRFGIIPRASPRQSDVMIVAGTVTFKMADRVRRLYEQMPEPRYVISMGSCSNCGGPYWEHGYHVVKGVDRVIPVDVYVPGCPPRPEALIGGFLKLQEIIRKETIRAPRAVQQIMAKRAQQGQPVDDAGKELVAVHHS, translated from the coding sequence ATGAATTTACCACAGGATAAGACTGGAGAAGGCGGCGTAGTAATCACCAAGCTCGACGATCTGCTCAACTGGGCGCGACTGACCTCGCTGTTCCCGATGGGTTTTGGCTTGGCCTGCTGCGCTATTGAAATGATGGGTGCTTATGCCTCAGGTTACGACTTAGACCGCTTCGGCATTATACCACGTGCCTCTCCGCGGCAGTCGGATGTAATGATTGTGGCAGGTACGGTTACCTTCAAAATGGCCGACCGTGTGCGCCGCCTCTACGAGCAGATGCCGGAGCCGCGATACGTCATTTCTATGGGGAGCTGCTCTAACTGTGGCGGCCCTTACTGGGAGCACGGCTACCACGTGGTAAAAGGTGTAGACAGAGTTATACCGGTGGACGTGTATGTGCCAGGCTGTCCACCACGCCCGGAGGCACTGATCGGTGGCTTTTTAAAGCTACAGGAAATCATCCGAAAAGAAACTATACGCGCCCCAAGGGCCGTGCAGCAAATTATGGCCAAGCGTGCACAGCAAGGCCAACCAGTAGATGATGCTGGTAAAGAGCTAGTTGCTGTTCATCATTCATAA
- a CDS encoding LutB/LldF family L-lactate oxidation iron-sulfur protein, with product MSKLRQFLQDAETKAFDQGHRATIKFNIGKYNAAVQRGLTQYTDHELARERGSYIKTQTINNLDKYLMEFEANFTARGGKVIWARDAQEALKEIGEIMKRKRARSVVKSKSMITEEIHLNEYLEKNGIETVETDLGEYIVQLAEQRPYHIVTPAMHMSKKDIADLFVRKLGIAPTENAEELVGVARKLLREKYTSAEVGITGGNFLIADVGGVAVTENEGNARLSTTFPKTHIAIVGIEKMIPSIMDLDLFWPLLSTSGTGQNVTVYNSIFTGPRQPKEKDGPEEMYVVLLDNGRTDLLALPEKREALNCIRCGACLNVCPVYKNIGGHTYESTYSGPIGSVITPHYNGMAEHKHLSFASSLCGACTSVCPVKINIHNLLLLNRKQSVDQGLVESQEKTAIKLWLKAMKSRRLMNIAPASIKNFVLRYVQKESWSKRREPLQVPQKSFNQLWKEKRG from the coding sequence ATGAGTAAACTGAGACAGTTTCTGCAGGACGCAGAGACAAAAGCATTCGACCAAGGTCACCGCGCAACCATCAAATTCAACATCGGCAAGTACAATGCCGCTGTGCAGCGTGGCCTCACCCAATACACCGACCATGAACTGGCCCGCGAGCGTGGCTCTTATATAAAAACCCAGACCATCAACAACCTGGACAAGTACCTCATGGAGTTTGAGGCCAACTTTACTGCCCGTGGTGGTAAAGTAATTTGGGCCCGCGATGCACAGGAGGCTTTGAAGGAAATCGGGGAAATTATGAAGCGCAAACGCGCCCGCTCAGTAGTGAAATCCAAATCCATGATTACGGAGGAGATTCACCTGAACGAGTACCTGGAGAAGAATGGCATTGAGACTGTAGAGACAGACTTAGGCGAGTACATTGTGCAGTTGGCTGAGCAACGGCCCTACCATATTGTTACACCAGCCATGCACATGTCTAAAAAAGACATTGCCGACCTCTTTGTGCGCAAGCTAGGCATCGCTCCTACCGAAAATGCTGAAGAACTGGTAGGTGTAGCCCGCAAGCTGCTCCGCGAGAAATATACTTCTGCCGAGGTAGGCATAACCGGCGGTAACTTCCTGATTGCTGATGTGGGTGGTGTGGCTGTAACAGAGAATGAAGGCAATGCCCGACTTTCAACCACTTTCCCTAAGACACATATTGCTATTGTGGGCATCGAGAAGATGATCCCATCCATCATGGATCTTGATTTGTTCTGGCCACTCCTGAGCACCAGCGGCACAGGCCAGAACGTAACTGTGTACAACAGCATATTTACTGGTCCGCGCCAGCCTAAAGAGAAGGACGGCCCCGAAGAGATGTATGTAGTACTGCTGGATAACGGCCGCACTGACCTGCTGGCCTTGCCAGAGAAACGTGAAGCCTTAAACTGCATCCGCTGCGGTGCCTGCCTTAATGTGTGCCCTGTGTACAAGAACATTGGTGGCCACACGTATGAGAGCACTTACAGCGGCCCGATTGGCTCAGTCATTACACCGCATTACAATGGTATGGCCGAGCACAAACACCTGAGCTTTGCTAGTTCCCTTTGCGGCGCCTGTACTTCGGTATGTCCGGTTAAGATCAACATACACAACCTGCTGCTGCTTAACCGCAAACAGAGCGTGGACCAAGGCTTGGTTGAAAGCCAGGAAAAAACTGCCATCAAGCTGTGGCTAAAGGCTATGAAGAGCCGCAGGCTGATGAATATTGCACCAGCAAGCATCAAGAACTTTGTGCTGCGATACGTGCAGAAAGAATCCTGGAGCAAGCGCCGAGAGCCGCTGCAAGTACCACAAAAATCATTTAACCAGCTCTGGAAAGAAAAACGGGGATAG
- a CDS encoding ISAs1 family transposase produces the protein METSQVNLLECLRQVPDFRRAQGRRYPLAETLCMVVMSIMSGYCAYREIGRFISHNQQELTACLGLGRKRLPSHVTIRQVLTHVDFQALAAAFRRWAAGQGRRVVSIDGKSLRSTVSEHANERQNLVVLVSAFCQQTGLIEEVGRFENARQSEIGSVRDLLDRMQQRGLLLTLDALHCQKKQPV, from the coding sequence ATGGAAACAAGTCAAGTTAACCTGCTTGAGTGCCTGCGCCAGGTGCCAGACTTCCGCCGTGCCCAGGGCCGTCGCTACCCCCTGGCCGAGACTCTTTGCATGGTTGTGATGAGCATCATGAGCGGTTACTGTGCCTACCGGGAAATAGGGCGCTTTATCAGCCACAACCAGCAGGAGCTGACAGCCTGCCTGGGGCTTGGCCGCAAGCGGCTGCCCAGCCACGTGACCATCCGCCAGGTGCTCACCCATGTCGACTTCCAGGCCCTGGCGGCGGCCTTCCGCCGCTGGGCGGCCGGGCAGGGACGGCGGGTGGTGAGCATCGACGGCAAGAGCCTGCGCTCCACGGTGAGCGAACATGCCAACGAGCGGCAGAACTTGGTGGTGCTGGTCAGCGCCTTCTGCCAGCAGACGGGGCTGATAGAGGAGGTGGGGCGCTTCGAGAACGCCAGGCAGAGCGAGATAGGCAGCGTGCGGGACCTGCTCGACAGGATGCAGCAGCGGGGCCTGCTGCTGACGCTGGACGCGCTGCACTGCCAAAAAAAACAGCCGGTCTGA
- a CDS encoding GNAT family N-acetyltransferase, whose protein sequence is MNLHLKLLTSIDAEAITFLSSQLGYSASAAETKVWLQEIFDSEDHCAFGAVLDDKLVGWIHGFYTLRLESGAFVEIGGLIIDESYRRTGAGRKLVEKVREWAKQRGSKSSKGAMQHPKNRYPCILQGYWL, encoded by the coding sequence ATGAACCTGCATCTCAAATTACTCACCAGCATTGACGCCGAAGCCATCACCTTCCTCTCTTCCCAACTCGGCTACTCAGCATCTGCTGCAGAAACCAAAGTATGGCTGCAGGAAATCTTCGACAGCGAAGACCATTGTGCCTTCGGAGCAGTGCTGGACGATAAACTGGTCGGCTGGATACATGGGTTTTATACTTTGCGTCTGGAATCGGGTGCTTTTGTGGAGATAGGCGGTTTGATAATAGATGAGAGCTACAGAAGAACAGGAGCCGGCCGAAAGCTGGTGGAGAAGGTGCGGGAGTGGGCAAAGCAAAGGGGGAGTAAGTCAAGTAAGGGTGCGATGCAACACCCAAAGAACCGATACCCATGCATTTTACAAGGCTATTGGCTTTAA